From the genome of Rhododendron vialii isolate Sample 1 chromosome 10a, ASM3025357v1:
TGAGTCCTCACATCTGGCTAACAAAGACAGGTTAATCTCAAGATAGGGGGAACTATCCGAAATTGGTCTCTTGCTAATAGACCTTAACTTGGTTCCAACCAAGGCGACATATAGTGGGTATATCTGATCCTTCTTATCAGACTATATCACAGGTCCAACCTGTATATCTTACTTTCCATCCGCCTCATCTTCGCTCGCCATCTTAAGCGCCGAAGGCGATTGCTCATGTGAGTGAGCCAATCTAACCTGCTGACATCAATCTTTAAATTCTGTATGTGTTGTTCAATAAACAATTGACCAAATTTCAACAATAACAAACTAATATTAAGTGCACAAATGGCATAAATATCTCATAATTGTGAAAGAAgtgattaatgaaattaataaataaaacacATCTATCATTATCTACGCAGTCCTAAAGCCTTATCATGAGTCTCAAAAGTCCTCTTAGCAATGGACTTAGACAAAGGGCATACAACTATGCGACTCATAGTTATGTGTTTTATAATCATTTCCTTTTGCGCAACAATATCTTTGACCCGACTAGGCATAGATACATACTCTGGAAGCAAAGCATATAATCAGCAATCCCTTAGAGATATGTTAACATCCTCTTGACTGCTTGTCAACAATCACGACCAAGATTGGACCAATAACTACTTATAAGCTGCCAATGGTACTTCAATAGGGCATATGAGCCATCAGTTCCAATTCTTTAGGAGTTTTAGGTTCCATGTTAAGCCCCTAAGTCTCGCCTTTAACAATAGAAGTGTCTATGAGTTTGCAGCTTTGTCTCTAGAATCGTTCTAAAAACATTCTTCAAGAAAGAATCTTCCTAGAAGGATCCCTTAAGATCTCAACTCTGAGCACATAGCTTGCTTTGCCCATTCCTTCATCTCATAAGTGAAGGATAACCACAACTGTGTGGCGACTATCATCTCCTAGTCATTCCAGCCAACTAAAATGTCATCAAAATAGAATGACAATATCAATAAACTATTTTTGGACCGTCTCATCATATGCACACAATGGCCTTCATTGATCATCGTAAACCCAAATGGCTCGATGAAATCTCAGGTACCACTGCTTGGATGATTGATTTAGGCCATAGATAGAACGTTGGAGCTTGCAAACTCTGCGCTCCTAGCCTATTACCTTAACGTCCATTTAAAATAATTCTAAGGCTAGAATAATTTCGCCATTAGATGAGTCTTATTGCTCAGTATGGGACCATTTGCTTCACGTTTGATCTTAAGAACCCATTTGTTCCTAATGATCTTGCGCCCAAGCGAAAGATCAACCAAGTCCCAAACAAGGTTTATCTTCTTAAACTCATTTTCATCTTACATTGCAGCTATCCACTCCTTCCTAGCAGGTGATAAAGGAGTTTCTCCCACTGTTTTGGGCTCTCCTTTATCTTCAGGAGCAATCATGACAAACTCACCCTCAATCTCAAACAGACGACGAGGGATTATTTAATGTTTGCTTCTATGCCTAAAAGGATCTTGAGAATCCATATCCATTAGATCTAATCCATGATTAAGCAAGTCGCTCCCACTATCCCCAGGAGGTAGGAGAATTTCTTCTCCATTCTCAACTGGACAATTTGGTGTGCCTCTCGTTGGATTCTCCATCTCATAGAGTTCTACATCTCTACTAACCTCTCATCTACTAGGAAAATCCTCCTCAAGGAATCCATATCTCGTGAATCAATTTCAGCCACAAATGTCTAACGGATAGGCTGTAATGGAACAAATGCCCTTATGATTTTCTGAATGACTTTCTTATTGCTTTTCTTGTTGGGCAATGGTCACAAATGGGCAGGTTGACTTAACAAATCCCCCTCTTGCCCAAGGTGACCTAATTTCCAATGCCATTTAAAAGAATCAACATCAACAAAAGATGTAACAAAGCAAATAGAATCACTAGcaatattattaaaattaatAACATCTAGTATTATCAAACCATCCAAAACCATAATAAATTGTACCCAAATCAACCCTCACTTAGCTactttcaaacaaaaataaaatactagacCCATCGTGCTAGTGACTAATAACAAGTTTCGTCAAATTCTTGGAGCATAAAGTACTTCATGAAAAAACAAAGTGCGCCCATGTCGCATGTCCAGCTTGCCAACGCCCAGCACTAATACACTAGACTTGTTTCTCATTCTTTGGCCTCCAACTGGAACTCAGCGATACTCCACAAACCTTTCTTGTTTCCTCGCTAATTGGTTGGTTGCTCCTGAGTCTACAACCCGCGAATGAGGAGAATAAGCAACTAAACCTTGACATGTTCCAAAACAATCaacacaagaaacaaaaaatatggtGTACCTTCTTAGGCTCAATGCACTCACGAGCAAAGTGTCTCAACTTGTCACAGTAAAAGCACACTTTTctggcctttttttttgtcaccactCTTCTTCTTGCCTCTATTGCGCTTAAAGAACCAGCGCCAATAGGGTTAAGGCCTATAGCAGCTCTTTTCTTAAGGGCGCGTTTAGCCTTCCTTCGCTGGTACCCAGACCTGCGAGGGACAGTCTCAACTATGATGCATGAACCATCTGGCTCAGTTGCCTCTTGGCACTTAGCCTTCATGATTTCGGATTTATGTTCATCATCACATTTCAAGTTCGAGACCATCTTAGTCAAGAAGTCGATATCATATTTATGTTTGATAGCTTCCCACAACTTATGAGCAGTCTCATAGCACTCAAACTCACATATCAAATCATTGTGCATGCTGCGTACCATAGTAAGTCGCGCACACTGATCTTTCTTGTACCATTTTTCAAAGGCCTCAAGATCACAAAGATACTGTGGTGAGTCACTATGCTTTGGCTCAACCATCTCATGGTCGAGGGTCTCCAAGACCTCTAGCTCATTAAGGAGAAATTGGATCTCATAGCGTCAAACATTATAATTGTCGCTTTTCAATTTCTCAGCTTGGGTCAAACCTGCTACAACTTTCTTAGCTTCCATTTTAATTCTATCAAAGAAATGCGTATGGGATTATTAATAACAACACAACACAGAATTATTTTGCAGCAAGAATCTaaattagaaaataataataccatACATGTCGCAAGATCGAAAACTCGCAAAGCTTATAATCATCTCATGCGCCTCTAAGTATTTTACTATTACAATTTAATTTAATACATGtgcaaaattttagttttcgggaaaaatatatgaaaatattttctctACCGAACAATCTCCCACTAGATATGGTATATCACAAGCATGAAACAAATTTGGTATAGTGCATAACACAATTTATGCATTAAAATGTATTTTTCATGCTatcaaaatgaataatttaaaCATTGAACAATGtcaaaaattatccaaacatgCCACATACAACATGTAAAATTGTCCAAAATATTAAACATAttgttttcaatattttgtaCATTTTGAATTGCTCACATGCAATTATTGCCAATTTTTAGGATTTATTTTAATTCTCCAAGAATAAATAACAAGTAGAAAATGCCAAATAATATAAACATATACTGGAAAAATAAACAACCTGCACCAATGAATAGGTACTGAATCCAGGAGGTTGAatccaaaaatttataattttttagatttttattctAATTTTCCCAAATTATCAACGTATAGAAAATACAGAATAAAAACTAACGCATACTGAAAAATTACACCAACCactcctataaattggttctgATTCCAGGAcgttaaatctgaaaatttataatttttcagaattttattctaatttttctGAATAAACAacgaacaaaaaatacaaaataaaaaatcatgctCACTGAAATATTATACCTCATACCCCAAACAATGGGTAACAGTAGCAGAATACGCCACAAAAAATTTGGTTCCCAACGGAGGAGGCACACATCCCCACTCTCTCATAAACCgagtcaaaattttcatttttcttgtatgtaaaattctgaaaaataatttcattttagaaaaataaaataaatacaaataaaggtaggaaattcaatttcaagTTCAGCGGTACTCCTGGTTTTTCCATATGACACTGGTACAGTGAGGGGTGAATCACACTCTCTCTCGATTGAGAGTGAGAGTGTGCAGAATCTGCActtcatcttctccaaaacATGCCCAAACTAGGGTTTATCATAACTTTTGATCCGTAACTCCAAATTAAGCTTATAATATACCGTTGCAAAGCTAGAAACAAGAGCTACATTGTAATTTGAGTCCCGCATGCTGAATCAAAACACAGAAAAACCTCTGTCCAGTCAAAGTTTCGGGAAAAAcaattagggttcgatttttCTCACAAACGGTTTATCCAATCAACACGAAACTTTTCAGATATGATATACATGTTACAAACTACGTTCtgtaaaattttgaagcaatttcgagaacttttgaaaaaatatatttttcgaaTCCATATCCGGCATACACGAAATCAGTCAATACGTATGCCTAAAACATGATACATATGGCTATTCAAGTACTAAAGAGCATGAAAACATCCaactaaggctctgataccaatgttAGAAAAATATAACCATAGTGCGGAAGCAGGTGGTTCGGGTTACCTTGCGAACTTTAACCGAATCGGACCTTGGTGTGGATGGATTACGAACTTTAAATCACGTACCAAATCAGTGATAAATTCCTATGATGGAGTGATACTACGAGGATCGAGTATCACCCTCTATTCCACGGTGCAAAAGCTCGGATTGCTCTTTAATGGTAGAAAGAactatcgaagagagagagagtttcccaGGACTCTATATCATTTGTATACCTCTGGTGTATATTATGTTCAATATTCTTGTTTATGTTCTTTATGAACATCCTACaggaaataaatagagagagagcatCCTAGATGCTTTAGAAGTCTTATAATCCTAAGAGATTAGAATTACTTCAACATCTCTTATCTTATCTCCAAGATGAGATAGGACTCTTTAATATCTGGGTCACCGAGTCATGCCCACATGGGCGACCCGATTTGGTCTCGGACCGGCCTCAAATTCCAACACATAGTAACTTTTGAACTTATAGCATGTATCTTGAGCAAACAACATATATCAAACGGTTTTTCCATACAAAGTAAAGTGAAATAGCTGTAGTAGACAAGAAATGTAACCATGATCAAAGTAGAGGTATTTGTAGTGGTACATAACTTGGAATTTACTTATAATCCTTAATAGTCATTGCTAGGACCGAACATGATGTACTATAAGGCATTGTCAGTTCTTGCCTATCAGTGTTAGTTCAACAACTTGGTTCATCGAGGGAATTGTTATAAGGCATCCGAAACATGGACGTTTAGAGGGATTTAACTCACTGCCAATTGGGTTCAAGTTGGATGCATTAACAATCACTCAGTCGCATTCGCTACTATTCTTCCACTTTCCATGATGTCAAACAAGTTTCTCATGTTTATTTCATAGACTGCTTACTAGAACTAGAGGAATACATTTTGAGATGTCACGGATAACATGAAATAAGCcttaaaacaaaagaagaaaccaAAATTACAAAAACGGATCCTTTTGGAGGTTGAACCGAACAAAGGCATGAAAATAGGTAAAAACAACGCAAGTATATCGCATCACAATATCTCGTGAAAGTCTCCTTGATTGTCCCATATATATTTAGTATTTGGAGGAATAAAAAGTCTAAGTTCAGTCCAGGAAATTGGTTCTTGTGGTGGCTTCGGTTACCGCCTCGGTAACCTTGCCGGGTGTTCCGAGCTAAAGCCCCATGGGAGTCCGGTCAGCAGATTGGTTGGAACCTATGGTCCTGGCATGCTTTTCGGTTCATCATTCGGTAGAAAGACTGATTTCGGAGAATGCTATCAACACAAGTTCCTGCTTTGGTGTATCCGAAGCTCTCTGAGAGAGGCAGTTACGCCAGATGGGTCCCATGAGAATCGTGCAGCAGGCGTAATCATTGGGatcaggtctggccatgtgctccataACCGCTTCATTCCTTTCGTTatatatgacgtcacccgaggcggttacctaagcgtatCCTCCATGCGCTAGCTTGaaggccaagtaaacctagacctataaatacaaagggatactcatctttgagaggtatgtcattcttcCTTAACCTAGATCTACATTCCCCCcttgagatctaacttgatcgtcggagggtcactgggctgccccagccctagtgacttgttgcaggtccaaaGGCAGGAGAACGGATCAGTGGATGGAGAATCCTAGCCCAGGAAAATGTCCCATCAAATCGAACctctacaattggcgactccgctggggacctagccTCCCTTTCAgcgttcatctctctctccagaagACTTTGTTCATCTCTCCTACTTCAGATATGGTGGAGGTCGAAGAAACGCACCGCAGCGACACCACCCTAGGGCTCGGCCCCCTCGGGGACCATAACCTGGCCTCCGGCGGAGCCAACGCCCTTGGAAAAGATCATATGTCCATCGGAGTCAGAGCCGGGACCTCAACGCCAGACGGCGGCCCGTCCTCTGAACTCCACACCTACATCCGCCACCTAGAAAGAAAAATCGACGACCTAACAACGGTCGTAGAACGGGACAAGTGATGAGCACACAATATTGTATATTATTGTGCttaatatatctcattttctatATAATTATGTTTATTGTTGAATATTTTAGATAATATTGCGCGTAAGGTATGTTTCTCCTGATTTCAGGTAATTTACGATAAAGTGTTGCtgttgacatccaatttggccCACCCACTCAAGCGCGCAAAAATGATGCCGATATCATCATCAtaaagttcaaataaaaataagaattttaactGTATTCGGATCCCAATCGGATAACGTTAAAAAGAATAGTCAAGAGCATCACACAACAATGCGCGTCGCGTGTGCCTCTTGTTTCATCTTCTTCTACACGTACGGAATTGGAAGTGCAACTTGAAAGCTTCAATTTTATGTGCCAGGAAAAGAAAAGCTGGATGAAGACAAATAGATATTATCATATATAGTATTATAATATGTTATGCATGATAATGCAATTGCATAGTATGATACAGTGTATGACATTAATATGCCTTGACTTGGCTACCAACAACAAGCCCCTTTTCTCttactttttcttctctttttattttgtttgttgctTATAAAAGTAACCAGCCAgtgaatgataaaaaaaaatatacgtaGATAATCAGTAGgagttttctctttctctctcttctctcaagCCAAAAAGTGCGAGAGTCTTCTCACTCTAGCATACCTTTTCCTTTGCAAGAACTTCTCTTTTTCCCTTAGTTTTCTCAGTACTCTTTGGAAGCATTTAGGGCCTGGCCCTTGTAATTTGCATTGTAATATTTGTCGCCTGGAATAAGATTGTAGTTTTATAAATTTTCCTTTCGATATCTTTCCAAGTTGTTAAAATGTTTAGTTCTTAGTTTAAATTCTTAAAAAGTAAAGATTGAGGTTTGGTTGTGAGTATTCGCAAACTACTCGGCTGTTTCTCACACTAAATTTAAATCTAAGGTTAATATTAGTGCGAATCCCTTAAAGGTTGAGAATGGAACGCCTTTGGCTTACCTCCCTTGTAAACATCTTTCTGGCGCGCACTAGTATCGATCTTTCATATTCACGTAAATAATAAGTAATTATGTTTTTAGTAGTTTTTAACTTTTCCTTGGCAAATCCTTTGTCAATGGAGGGGTAGTCGTTATAGGCTCGGCCCTGGGGTGAATACCATCCTATGGCCTAAGTAATTCAATAATTCTCACTGTTAAAATCAATTGTATGTGAATATGTAGTCAAATTTCTCCTTTAATCGATTCGAAACTCAAAAGTGTTAAGCCTTTGCTTATGCGTCGACAGTCAATTTTGGCACGCATAATACTGGGTCACTGTCCTGTTGAGGGTTCGACCAACTTCTTAGAGGAATTCGATCACACTTGCATAGTCTTCCGGTCGAGCACACAAATTACCTGTGGGACTTGATTGTGTAATTTAGTGAGATTACTGAATTATTTAGGCTACATGCGGTGTAAACCCTTGGCCCGAGCCTATCATTTAAATACTTGCAACCATAATTTTAGTTTAATCTAGAATTCACCAAAACAATCACCAAAAATCAAGGGTTGGCTACCTACAGCTACAAACCACCACTTAGACCGATTGAGCATTTCACTCCGATAAACCACTCCCTGTGGATCGATCTCGGTCTTACCGAGTTATTCTGCAACCAACTTGAGAGCCCTATGCTTCGGGCCAGACTCCTAGGAATACTATCCTTGGTCGCAAGCAACAAGCACGTTCGAAACTAGCTGGCAGAGATCAAACATCACCTGcagatctccccatctcattcttCTGGAAGCCGTGGCGGATGAAGAAATCATCATAGCCCTTCCCGTAGTCGCGAGGGGCCCACCTGGTGGAGCACCGGTCTCGGCTCTCAGTCAAAGACCGCTTGGAGCCACCAAGTGTAGAGGATGGCCGAATCGAACGGGGAGCGAGGCATAGGGAACGTTTCCATTCCCCGGAGCAACCTCATCGAAAACCATCCGCCTTCGAGAGACTCGGAGCAGGAAGCATATCAGCCTCTTCCACTCATTTGGTTTGGATCGGTAAGGGGCAGCATGAGTCAACCCCAAGCATTACAAAGGCCGCAAAGGAAGACGACAGCCTCTTGGAATTCCAAACAAAGGGATACCGTGAGCATTTGAAAAATGCCCGAACCAGTAGCCCTATCGTCTCGCACCCTAAAGAAGTTCGTAACAGAAGCCCAGTCACCGAGCACCTCGAGCCTTCCCCTCGAGATAGCCACCGAAGAGACGGCCACGAGCGCTCCCCCCGTAAGTGGGCAAGTGTCGTTCCGAAGAGAAAGAAGTATGAAAGGCTGGATAAACTTGCCCTGAAGAAGCGTACCGCGACCGAGCATCTAGACAGTTCCGACTGTTTGATCCGACCACACCGCGACGCCAGACTCGAAAGACTCACGACCTTTCCCTTCACGAGAGAAATCGACTCAgtcgcccccccccccccccaaaaaaaaaaaaattaaaaaaaaaagatttaccCAACCCAAATTTGCCAAGTACGATGGAAAGACCGAGGCTTACACTCACCTGGTACAGTACAAGCTTGTCATGTCCCTATTTCTCTAAAACGAACCTTCCGACGATGCCTTCTTATGTAAGGTCTTCCCTGCCAGCCTTGGCAACCTGGGTCTCACGTGGTTTAACCAGCTCTTAGCCCGGTCGATCTCCTCATTCGACTCCCTATGCGATGCCTTCATGGCTCGGTTCGtcacgagcaacaagcacgagaaggaaaTCAATTCCCTCCTCGCTCTCCGAAAGCGAAACGACGAAACACTCCGCCAGTACGCCGGTCGCTACTGGGAGTTGTTTAACGAAATAGAAGGTTGTGACGGTGTCATCTCGGCGCGAGGATTTAAGCTCGGTCTTACCTCCCAGGACGAACAAGTCTACGATGACCTCGCCCGCCACAAGCCCAACTCCATGAAAGACCTTATGACTCGCATCGAAGGATGGTGCCAGCTTATTGAATCAAAAGCTGAATGGGACATTGGGAAGCCCACAAGTGCAAAGACAGTGTTAACTTCGGTGGTCGCACCGGTTCCCACACCTATTTCAACCCTTAATA
Proteins encoded in this window:
- the LOC131303327 gene encoding uncharacterized protein LOC131303327; its protein translation is MVEPKHSDSPQYLCDLEAFEKWYKKDQCARLTMVRSMHNDLICEFECYETAHKLWEAIKHKYDIDFLTKMVSNLKCDDEHKSEIMKAKCQEATEPDGSCIIVETVPRRSGYQRRKAKRALKKRAAIGLNPIGAGSLSAIEARRRVVTKKKARKVCFYCDKLRHFARECIEPKKTQEQPTN